Below is a genomic region from Mustela lutreola isolate mMusLut2 chromosome 1, mMusLut2.pri, whole genome shotgun sequence.
CCCGCCTGGTGTGGGGGCCGCAGGGGTGCAGGCTCGTAAAGCAGAGAGTCGAACCAGCCCAACGCTTCCTTgtacagagagggaaactgaggccgggaGAGGTCACGGCCCTGCTCAAGAGCATTCAGCGAGATGAGCTCCAATCTAGACTGAACTTGGGCTCTTGCCTGTGGCAGCCTTTTCCCAAAAGGCAAGCCCGGCCTTAATCTTGCTAATCTTGGTGACAGGGATAGGGTCCTCTGGTGTGCCCTCACTCTATCAGAAGGATGGAAAAGAGAAactaagagacagaaaaagaccTGGAAGACAGCCCCCACTCTCGGGAACTCACTCTGAAGCCTGCGTCCCAATTGTAGCTGTCCCAGCCCTCCTGCCCCACACCCGGGCCCGACCCCAAGCCTGGAGCTACCTGGCTTCTTCCCTGGCTCAGGCATCTTGAGAGAGGTCACACCAGGAACGGAGCAGACACAGGCCACCCGAAGAGGATCTGAGCAGGACCGTCCCCCCACACTATATAAagggccctccccctccccagaatTTCTTATCTGCCTCCTGCCCGGCCACCTGCTAAATATAGACAAATTCCAGGGAGCGAGGCTCTCCAGGGAGATAGCGGGGCCACATTGTTCCCCGATAGCTCCCGGCCCTTCCCCCTCTAGTCCTATACGATGGCTTCTGCCCCCCAAACCTTGGTGAGCCTCAGGGGTACCCCACAGCCTGTCTGTATGTCCACCTGGCGGAGAAATGGTGGGACGGATTGGTATGCACCCAGATCCTGGGGCCGGGCCTCCCCGAGTCCTGGCACTGCCCCTTCCTTCACCTCTGGACCTTAGTTCCCTTGTCCGTAAAGTGGGGTGATGGTAGCAGCACCCACCGCGTAGGACTGTTCCGAGTGAAGTGGGTTATAAATGAAAATGCTAGAGCAGGTGTCAGGCACATAGAAAAGGCTGGATGACAATGCCTCTGCCACTGGGGCTCGCGGGGCCCTGGACTGGCCGCGTGGAGTCCTGGGTGGGCTCAGGCCAGGGCCAGGAGGGCAGCCCCCAAAATATTGGGTGCTGGTGTCACCCAGGGGGAACGGGGCTGGGCCTGCAGGTGAGGACATGGGGCTAATCTTTAAATACACCCCAAAGTGGAAGTCAGATTCACACAAAAAATACTGCCAAAATTTTGTGCACCCCCCGCCACACTGTTCCTTAATGAacttctgcctccccctgccccacatcTGGGTCATCAGTGGCTGCacggaaagaagaaaattatgcGGGAATCTCTCCATGCAAGATCCAGTATCAGGAATGCTCACGAGCCCCCCCACGGCAGGAGGGAAGGATTCTCTACACAGACATCGCTGCTACCATTCCTTTTCACCCGGATTAGGAATAGGATTATTGGTCTCTGGCCCTGCCCACGATTTTTCAACTACTGAATCACCTGCTCCTTAACCTTCTTTAAAGAGGACTGAGCACCACTTACCCTCTCCAGGGGCTTGGAGACCTGAGAAAGGAGGTCACAGGTCAACCCTCAGGGCAAGCAGGTGTTTGGGGGTGTTTGCCCTgatgccaccccacccccacccccaagtctgGGCTCTCTGAGGCTTGCTGGCTGCCTTGGGACGTTTCCTCACTCCCAGGCTGTCTTGCACCACACCTCACTGCTTACTGTTGGAAGCAAGATGCTGGAGGCTTCCAGGCTCCTCTTTTTCTAGGTCTCCCTTGTCGTGGACCAGAAGCCAGAGAGCATCAAGACACGAGCTGGAccctgggggtccctgctcaccaGCTCCCCATTCCAGACACGGCAGGAGAGGGGGCTTCCTGCCTTATGCTGACCTAGCAGCCAGCATGCAGCAGGATCTGCTTGCCCCTcacccagctgtgtgaccttggacagatcACGTGACCTCTCCAAGTCTCAGTTTCCCAGTCTGTGAAAATGGGATGATATTTGACTTTGCCTCTCAAGCCTGACGTGTAATAAATGGCCGGAAAATCCAGTGTCGTGGCCTTGATTACGATCCTCATCCTCACGGGGGCCGTGACCTAGAGTTTAAGCCTCACtgaggcattttttaaaagcccatttaTCAGATACAGAGGGCTTCTTACTGATTTATTCCCCTAAGAACAACCAAGGACTTCTTCCACCAGCTCTAACTCTGGGCTTGGCACCGTGTGTCATTTGTTCTGATGTCCCCAGCGCCCAGCCCCAGGTGAGGTCCTCGGCAACACCCGGAAGGACAGATAGGGGCACCCAGACAAGATGCACAAAAAATCGTAAAAGAGACTCTGCGCTACAGGAGAACTCACGGAGAATAACTTTAATAACTTTGCTCCTTGAGGAAGCTAACGGGGAAGAAAGAGGTCGGGGAAAGGAGAGACACTTAAGAAGAAAGGTTCCATGTACACAAATATGATGACTTCCAACTTCCAAGGTAGCACCCTGGGTCACACTAAGCAAGGCCGACCCCTCCCTGGGGTCAGACGCCCAGGGAGCCCCCTGGAGCCGGGGCTGGAGTCCTggcgggaggggaggagaggtgtGGGTAGCGGGCTTGGAGGAGGGAGTGGACGGGTGAGGCGAGGCCCGGCCCGCCGCAGTCCTGCCCCCGGCCCCTGGGAGCTTGCCTCCCTGTGTCCGGGCCAGGCGAGGGGTTAATGCTATGGCCAGCGGGGAGGCCTGGCGGGCCCAGTGGGGTCGGCGGGCCTGGGCTCAGTGGGGCGGGTGGCGCCGCTCGGCCAGGCCCCCGCGGCCCAGCACCTCCCCGCTGAACTGGTAGGTGAGCTTCTTCTTGACCTTCTTGACCTCGCCTGTCTTGCCATAGTTGCGCAGGGCGCGGGCCATCTTCTGGTAGGTCATTTTCTTGCGGTTTCCCTTCTGGATGCCCCAGCGGTGTGCCAGCGCCTCCTTGTGCTTGGACGAGAACTGGAAGGTGCCCTTGTCCTTGTCCACCCACCAGATGCTGTCCTTCATGTCTCCGCTGCGGAGCAGGTCCAGCAGGAACTGGTACAGGCGGATCTTCTTTTTGCTGCCTGCAGGCGGGAGGCGGTCAGCCACCCCCACACAGgcacccaccctcccctcccccggatgtagggccccccctcccccggcgtGGGGAGGGAGTGCTCCCTGGAGAAGGACTGGAAGGAGGGGGTGGTGTACAGGGCCCTGGCACTCACACCTGCTCACACCCACTCACATGCAACCCAGAGAGGTATAGACGCACATGCACGGTCCCAGGCTCGGTCGCAGAGATGCCTGTGCGTGTCTGTACCGCACTCATGCTCTGGTGCTCATCGACACACGGACAGCACAGATGGTCACAGACACAGCGCACACGTGGGCAAACGTTCACACGCTCACAGATACGGACACACACTCAGCTCTGTGCCAGGACCGCTGTGGCCTTGGCTGGGGTGCCAGGGGCACATAATGGCCGGGGCCGGGGCGCACGGCTGAGCCACCCTACCTGTTTCCCCATGCAGGAGGCCAGGCCCTGGCTCCAGGCCATCAGCCTCCCCGTCAGACACCTCCAGCGGCGGGCTCTGCCTCTCGCCTTCCTCCTCGTCCGAGCTAGGCTGGGCCGGGGACAGGGAAGGGTATGGGAGGCACATCCGGGGTAGGTAGGAGACCTagaaagacagggaaagagggTCAAGTTCAGCGAGGCCCAGTTCCCAGCTCAGGACTGCTGGAAAGAGAAGTAGAGAGGGTGGCGAGGCCAGCAAGGGTCAGAAAGATTTGGGAGAGGTCTGGGGAAGTTGGAGGTCAGTCAGGTTACAGGGGTCCGGCAGGGTGAACTCCCACATGGCGTGGGTTGTGGGGGGCCAGGGGCTGCTGAAATCCAGCCCGCTGTGGGCCTCCTAGTTGGTGGCGGCATGGCCCAGGGAAAGGGCGCCCTTTCCCTATATGCACAGAGGTACTATATGGCCTGGCATTCCTGGGGTCagagggggcagagcagaggggccGAGGGGTCGGGTAAGGGAGGGAATGCGGTTTCTAATAAGTTGATGAGACATGAGGGAAGGGTCCGTGGAGGTCCGCGCGGGGTGGTAGATGTTAACGGAGGTCACTGACTGGGATTAAGGTGCGTGGGGCTGAGCAGGATCAATAAAGGGGGTCAGTGGAGATGGGGAGGCCGGGGGAGGCCAGCGGAGATCAGTGTCCAGTGAGATGGGGCCCGGGTCGGTGAGGGGCCCGTGGTTGGGGTCGGGAGGGCCACCGTGGTCGGGCGGATCAGAGGAGGGTGGGAATTATCGGGGCTCTGTCTGGTGTGGGGCCAGAGCCGATAAGGGGTGCAGGGTCACGAGGTCAGTCAGAGGGTCAGGAGGCAGCCGTTGGGGCTCCGGCCGCCGTTGGCGCTGTGGGGCAGGAAGCCAAGTTGAGTAAGAGCCTGTGTCAGCTTCCTGTGGAGCGCCAGCCTCACCACAGGCCGGGTCCCGCGGGACCGGCGGCCGCACGCACCTGGTGGCCAATGCCCGCGTGGGTCGGCGCCATGGGGGTGTCGAGCACGTGCATCTGCTCCAGCTCCATGTGCCGGTAGAGCTGCTGCAGCTGCGGGGGCTGCACGCTCTGCAGCTCCGTGAAGTGGTTCTCCGCGAAGCTCTCGAACTCGCTGTGCACGTGGTGCGGGTGGAAGTCCCAGTAATGGtctgcaggggcggggggtggtgtgCGGTGAGCCCGGGGTGCGCGGGCAGGGAGAGCTCGTGGTGACGCAGAGCACAGTCATCCGGGCCGTGGAGGGGCGGTGACCGCCCACCCGGCTGGGGTCCCCACGATCTCCCCACCTGCCTCGTTAGGTaccaccccattttacagatgaggtcaCTGAGGCTTGGCCAGGCAGTTGGAGGCCCTGGCCTGAGCTAAGACCTGGGTCCGAGGCAAAGCCTGCGCTCCCAGCAACCATTCTAGCCTGCCTTCCCCGCAGGCACAAGGACATGGGCAGAATCTGAATCCTGGCTCAGCCAGAGTCTGAATCCTGGCTCAGCCGTTTGCTGTCCGTGCGACCTCAGGCATGGGCACCGACCTCTTCATTCTCAGCTGTTGGCTCACTAATAAAATGGGGATCATAGTTATTGGGAGCATGCAAATAAGTTCACATTTGTAAAAACTCCCAGCCCCGGAGGAGGCCCTCGGGGAATGCTGAttccccctctgcttctctggaAACCAGAGTGGTTCCTGAGgccacagtcacacacacatggTCCTGTCCCACCGTCAAGGTGTGATTGTGAAGTCACACGGCTGACGTTCCTCACCCACCAGAACCTGTCCTGGCCCATGGCACTGCCCCTCCGAAGCCATGCCTCTGGGCGGCTCTGTCTGTCTCCGAGCCAGGATGCCAAGACACAGGGCTACACTGGAAACTCCCCATAGGTGCTTTCAGAGTCTGCGGTGGGGGGGATTCGAGTTTGGGGAACAGCCACGTGCCATCGGGAGCTCTGTCTTGGGACTAGGACATGATTTCGCTGAACATCTTttccaggaagaaaacaaaacaaaacaaaaacctgccaCACGTCTGTGGAGTTCCTGGGGACAATCTGGGGTCCAAAAGAAGATGTGGTGATAAAGGGACAAGAGGGATTTTCTCATGTGACCCAAGAGGGAGTGTCCAAGATTCTAGGCCAAGGCAGCCTCTCTGGGATGCTACATGGAAACAAATACCaaccccgtgtgtgtgtgtgtgtgtgtgtgtgtgtgtctgtctgtctgtctgtctgtctgtcttttttgCTTTCACAAAAGCACATAGTCATTCATTCACACACCCCCAAAAAATGACATGCGTTTTTTTGGCTTTGGACGGGTTCTCAGAAGACTTGCTTCCTAATACCGCTCTGCGATGGCTTTGCTCTGTGACCCTAGACAAGACATTGTATTTCCCCGAGCCTCCAATTCCCTAATCTAAAAGTCAAAGACCCGACTGGGTAGTTAACAGAGGTCGTGTCCACACATGAAATCACCCAAATCCACAATCCAGGCAGCCCACACTCCCACCTCTGCAAAGCGATATGGCACAGAAGAGAGAAAGTACATGATCTGGGAGTCAGGcagagctgggttcaaatcccacctctgcCATTGGGCAGGTTACTGCACATctataagcctcagttttctcatctgtaacatggggcTAATAATGACAGATATCCCATAGTCTTGTGCAGGTTGAATGAGCTAATGTCTGCAAGGTGCCTAGAGGAGAACCGGGCACAAAATTCCATTCAATAAACATTACTACTACTAGGACCGCTGTGTTATTCTAAAGAACCTAGATTAGCACTTCAGCAAATGACAGATATTTTCATTCATGTttatctcctcttcttcctcccactccctgccaaTCAGTCAGTGGACCACTcaaatcagggtttttttttttggggggggggggtagtaggTGTCTCTTTCTCCCAAAGGCTAGATCTGGGGCCTCAGCATTGCACCATGAGGACAGTGACTGGTGTTGGTCTCCCTTCACCCCCAAGGCTAAACACAGtagtcactcaacaaacatttcccGAAGGAGtgaacaaaggaatgaatgaataaaccctAGCCTCCTGAAAActctctctgactctcctccACAAAATTATCCAAATctgacaggaaaacaaaacaatgtttcaTTGGTACTTTCATCTTGCAGCAGATTAACAGGACCCAGAAGCTCTCCACTGGCCTGGGAGAGTTGGCTCTGTGCTTTAGAGATGGGGCCCTTTGGGGGGCTCTGGGATTTGGTGAGCCAATCCCGGGTCCTCTTTAGGGGTAGATCCGCCCCCTGGCCCCACTCCTGACCCCTCCCATGTTTGCCTTCCACACTCAGTTTGAACCGTCCAGATCTTGCCAGAATGCCTTATCTTGCCTACCAACCCCCACCTGCACACCCACTTCGGGTCCAGGGTTTGGAGGAGCCTGCCTGTGTGCAGTGCTGCAGGCGTAGGGTGAGGTCCTCCGATggctctctttccctcctgctcACCCTTTCTGTTCTAGCTCTGCAGAAGACCCCTCAGCTCACTCTAGTGGCCCCGGCCTAGGCCAGCATTTCCCATGGGATTCTCAGGACACCTTCATCAGAGTCACTCTGGGGGGCTTGGGGCTCCACTTGGAGACCCAGGGAATCAGAAGCACCGAGAGAGGAGCTGGGAATTGGAATTTAACCAGGTCCTAAAGAGGTTCCTTTGCTCACTGAAACCCTGGAACCCTGCTCCAGGATCCCCTGAAAGCTGCAAAGGGGACTCGAGCTACCATTAAGGTTTCAAAAGGCCCAACGGAAACCTCGCCTTTACCCTTGATTTGGGAGCTCAGGCAATTATGTAATAAACGCTGCCTGGTAGGCAGAGACGTTCTAAGCATGGGGCCCTCTGAAGGAACACAATGCAAAGAATCCTTCCTAGTGCAAAGGTCGGCAGTCCTGGGCTCTTTGGACCTCACTTCTAGACGACTGTTCACGAACACAGTGCTTTACCCCTTCACTGGGTTACCGGGATCATCCTGCACAATGTCTCCTTAGCATGACTCTGCTCCTCAAAGGAATATGATGCCATTGGCATATCTGAAGTTCGACCCCTCCTTTTCATAGCCTGGCAGGCCACCCAACACATAGTGGGCCTTAACCAATATTCAAATGATTGGTAAAAGTTAgcttttaatatgcatttttatgtaCTGCGCGATGCTGAGTCCTCATACCACATTTCTCATTGAATCTCACCTTAGCTCTGACCAGGTGGCCATAGTAGTGTgacacttcttcttcttttttttttttttagtataatctttcttttttaaaaaaaaaaaaaaagattttatttatttacttatttgacagagagagatcataagcaggcagagaggcagacggtgggggggcgggggtaagcagtctccctgctgagcagagagcccagtgtggagcttgatcccaggaccctgagatcatgacctgggccaaaggcagaggcttaacccattgagccatccagacgcccctaGTATAATCTTTCTTTTGCACATGAGGAAACTATGACACAAAGAGATTAAGTCCCTTGTTCTCAGGCAGGCATTGGTAAAGTCACCTGTGTCTTCCTTCAGGGACTGAACTCCTATCATTACATCATACAACTTCTGAGAAGCAAGGCTGTTAATGAGAGCTGTAATTAAGACCCATGCTGCCACCAGCTTTCCTGCCTGCttttatctctctgtctgtctgccatcAGCCACTCTCACCCATGGTTCATCATCTGTCCTCCCTCCATCCAgtcttcattcatccatccatcactGGTCCCTCTTCCACTTATCCATCACAAtccgtctatccatccatccctcaTCTAGCCACCCGTTCATCACCCGTCATTCCTTCCATCTGTTCCAGACAGCCAGCAAGAACTCATTCATCTTGATCTTTCATTGCCTCCCTCTAAGCCAGCTCCCAATCTGGGACCAAAGTCCTACCCACCCAATCACTATTCTGACTTAGTATTTTTGGTGTCCCTAATACCTGTAAGTcaccaggacaaaaacaaaataatattccaaGCAActccacacatacacaaaacttAAGCCCTAAGTGTCATTCAGTTGACCTTATCTCCTCGGAACAGAAATCCCAGTCTTAAACTCAGGGTTCCCCCCCCAGGAGAGCAGAAGTAGGATCAAGACAGAGAAGGATTATGAGGAATTAAGAAGACAaaggctgagaaaaaaaaaaaaactttaggaaATCACAGACCACTGGACAGGGGCTCCTGCAGCCCAGCCCTCCTGCCCATTGCTCCTGTAAGGGAACCAGAGGTCAGAGAGTGGAGCTCTAGGCTTCATATACTTGTTACTCTCCACCTTGTATCCTAATTATTGAAGTTTTAGTTATTTCtcctcttaaaataataaatctgataGGACTTGTGTTTCGTTGTTTCCTTAGCACCTAGCAATGTGCCTGGAGTACAAGAGATGCTTTGTATACATTGATTAGATGGATAGGTCCGTAAGAAATTGCTAGAGGGTTTGGCGGGTGAAGGGAAGGACAACTGGAGAGGTCAATGAGTGCATGATTAGATGGGTGTGTGGATGCACGGGGTAGAGGGTCAGCGGGAGGATAAAAGAGTACTTGGAAAGATGGAAAGATGGAGAGGAGTCATGCCTTGGAACTCTAGTTCCTTCACCAGTCCCCTCACAGAGAACAAATCCCATCACATCTGTTACGATGGCTGCTATCAAAACCCAGAAACTaaccagtgttggtgaggatgtagagaaattggaatccctctgccctgggggtgggaaggtaaaatggtgcagccactgtggaaaacaatctggaggtcctcaaaaatttaaaatagaactaccattttatattatgcatatttggccacaatttaaaataatatgaacaaTCATTAAATTTTAGGAGCCCTGCCTTCAAAATCTGTCCCAGATCTGTCCactcctttctgtctctagggCCACCACCCTTGGCCAAGCCACTGTCATCTCTCTCCTGGATTATTCCAGGAGTCCCCTCGCAGTACTTTCTCCCTGTTCTTACAGTGGCCCctacagcagccagagtgatttttttaaaagcttattcaTTGGAACCCCTGAGTATTGGAAGAAGGTACTAAAAACTTCCAGAGAGACAAAATGAAACTAAACAAGcagaaaaacccacaaaaacaaaaaacaaggttaCATTCCAAAAAGAGGACATAAAAAGAGATCcgacttcaaagaaaaaaactccAGTAACCAGAAGATAGAGAAATGCTTTCAAATTTCTAAGGGAAAATGTGGGTTTCAACCTAGATTTCTGTACATGGCCGACCTACTGTTAACCATGAAGACATGAGAACAAGTAAACAGCAAAACCCTACCTCCCACACACCCTCTCTTAGGACGCTCTGGCGAGAAGAGTAACAAGTCCTGTCCGCGGTATGTAGCATTCACCGTGTGCCAGGCACCTTTCTAAGGATTGGACATACAGTGACTCACTCAACCCTTGCAGCAATCCTGAAAAGTCGGTAGCATTTTGAAGTTGAGACAGAGAGGTAAAACACCTTGCCCTTGGTCACCCCAGAGAATAGTGGGGAGGGCGATGGGGCATGAGTCTCATCAACCTGGCTCCAGAACGAGGACGCTACCTCCTTGTCACCATGCCCCTTGTCCTCTTTTTCGGGGACGAGCAAGTACAGGTAATCAAAGTGTCCCATGTGGCTCAGCTGAGTAACCTTCACATGGTCCTCATACCGGAAAATGTAGATACTGAGGCCAAAAGTCAGTACACGGAGAAACACAAATATTGTGTTATcttacttgtatgtggaatcttaaaaaaatatatcctgagCTTATAGACAAGGAAatcagatttgtggttgccagaggctggggttggggttgggaaaattggaggaATGtggtcaaaaaggaaaattaaaaaaaaaaaaaaaaagggacacccTATGGTTATAAGTACCAGGACAGGACGTACAATGTGGTGCTGCAGTTAACAATGTGGTGCGGTATATTGGAAAGTTGCCAAGAGATTGGATCCTCAACGTTCTTTCCACCAggagaaaatctttttatttaatctctatgAGGTGAAGGATATTAACCGAATTTACCGTGGTACCCATTTCGCACTGTCTGTGGCCGTCGGGTCATTAGGTCCTGCACCTTAACCCTACACAGTATCCTAGGTCGGTTCCATCagtaaaactgggaaaatattGCTGTAGAAGCATTTGGGAATTTGTGaagtgtgagagtgtgtgtgtgtgtgtgtgtgtgtgtgtgtgtgcattcggAATGACTCTAATTAGAGTCTTACACAGAACAAGATGGCCCATTCGGTAGTACCTCAAATTGAAGATTCAATCTAGATTCCTTGGCATTGGAATAGGAAGCTTGGGAAAATAGCTTTCCTCTGTTTCTGCTGTGCCATGTATGTCACAAAGACATGTCTATGATAAGCTTGGGAAAAAGGTAGCAACTTGCGGGACGGCGTGATGCTACTGTTCCGTTGTGGCGGGAACAGAATAtacacacgtgcgtgcacacattGACAGACATACAAGAGGATATATACACGGAATAAAACGTCTGCCTGGGTGGACGAAGGTGCTATCAGAGGGGAAGGAGCTCGGGAAGAGGGAACCATCTTACGtgataagtattttaaaatttttgcaatGTTTACCCTAACAATCAAAAATTGAcgatttaaaatgtatttagattttcaacacacacacacacagaggatgaTTCAGATCATGTCATTTCTCCGCTCAAACCCTGCAATGCCTTCCCATTGTTTGCAGGATAAAACCCAAACTCTGGCCTTCGGGCCCTGTGTACTGTGTCCTTGGCAGGCCCCTCCGGCTTGCTTCAGTCTCCACCCCCAAGACCCCCGCCTTGGGCCGCCCCTGCCACTCTGGCCCTCTGTCGGAAGTCTGCGCTGCTTTGCgcttgctgttctctctgcctggtgcGTCTTTCTCCTCTGCATCCACTGGCCTAATCACCTCAACTGCCCCCTCCTCAGAGGCCTGCCCTGACCTCCCAATGAAAAGTAGTCGTCGGCGCTCTGTGTTACATGACTTTGCCTTTCATAGGACTTAGTATTGTGTGTCTGCTTATGTGACTGTTCATGGCCTCTTCCCTCTCTGGAATGTAAGCTGTCAGGAGAGCTCATCTAACTCGTTTATCATGGAGCCTCTGgtgtctagaacagtgcctggcacacagcatcTTATCAGGAGCTGTTGGGTAGTCGGA
It encodes:
- the SPI1 gene encoding transcription factor PU.1 isoform X2; amino-acid sequence: MLQACKMEGFPLVPPPSEDLVTYDTDLYQRQTHEYYPYLSSDGESHSDHYWDFHPHHVHSEFESFAENHFTELQSVQPPQLQQLYRHMELEQMHVLDTPMAPTHAGIGHQVSYLPRMCLPYPSLSPAQPSSDEEEGERQSPPLEVSDGEADGLEPGPGLLHGETGSKKKIRLYQFLLDLLRSGDMKDSIWWVDKDKGTFQFSSKHKEALAHRWGIQKGNRKKMTYQKMARALRNYGKTGEVKKVKKKLTYQFSGEVLGRGGLAERRHPPH
- the SPI1 gene encoding transcription factor PU.1 isoform X1; translation: MLQACKMEGFPLVPPQPSEDLVTYDTDLYQRQTHEYYPYLSSDGESHSDHYWDFHPHHVHSEFESFAENHFTELQSVQPPQLQQLYRHMELEQMHVLDTPMAPTHAGIGHQVSYLPRMCLPYPSLSPAQPSSDEEEGERQSPPLEVSDGEADGLEPGPGLLHGETGSKKKIRLYQFLLDLLRSGDMKDSIWWVDKDKGTFQFSSKHKEALAHRWGIQKGNRKKMTYQKMARALRNYGKTGEVKKVKKKLTYQFSGEVLGRGGLAERRHPPH
- the SPI1 gene encoding transcription factor PU.1 isoform X3 yields the protein MSPSEDLVTYDTDLYQRQTHEYYPYLSSDGESHSDHYWDFHPHHVHSEFESFAENHFTELQSVQPPQLQQLYRHMELEQMHVLDTPMAPTHAGIGHQVSYLPRMCLPYPSLSPAQPSSDEEEGERQSPPLEVSDGEADGLEPGPGLLHGETGSKKKIRLYQFLLDLLRSGDMKDSIWWVDKDKGTFQFSSKHKEALAHRWGIQKGNRKKMTYQKMARALRNYGKTGEVKKVKKKLTYQFSGEVLGRGGLAERRHPPH